One segment of Gopherus evgoodei ecotype Sinaloan lineage chromosome 20, rGopEvg1_v1.p, whole genome shotgun sequence DNA contains the following:
- the TMEM39B gene encoding transmembrane protein 39B isoform X2, with amino-acid sequence MGGRRGPNRTSYCRNPLCETGATGGSGHSMSSSVTGVRSRTRSGSGTGLSSPPLATQTVVPLQHCKIPELPVERSVLFELQLFFCHLIALFVHYINIYKTVWWYPPSHPPSHTSLNFHLIDFNVLTVTTVVLARRLIGAIVKEASQSGKVSLPRSIFLVITRFAVLTGTGWSLCRSIIHLFRTYSFLNLLFLCYPFGMYIPFLQLNCDFRKTALFSQVANIGPRETGEVNSRGKDYLTVLKETWKQHTRQMYGIEAMPTHACCLSPDLIRNEVEYLKMDFNWRMKEVLVSSMLSAYYVAFVPVWFVKNTQYYDKRWSCELFLLVSISTSVILMQHLLPACYCDLLHKAAAHLGCWQKVDPALCSNVLQHQWTEECMWPQGVLVKHSKKVYKAVGHYNVAVPSDVSHFRFHFFFSKPLRILNILILLEGAIIFYQLYSLISSEKWHQTISLALILFSNYYAFFKLLRDRLVLGKAYAYSASRDSEQKFH; translated from the exons ATGG GGGGAAGGCGGGGCCCTAACCGGACATCCTACTGCCGAAATCCTCTTTGTGAAACGGGGGCTACTGGGGGTTCTGGACATTCCATGAGTTCATCGGTCACTGGTGTGCGCTCACGTACCAG GAGCGGTTCAGGTACGGGCCTCTCCAGCCCTCCTCTGGCAACCCAGACAGTGGTTCCGCTCCAGCACTGTAAGATCCCAGAGCTGCCTGTGGAGAGGAGTGTCTTGTTTGAACTTCAGCTCTTCTTCTGTCATCTCATTGCTCTCTTTGTCCACTACATCAATATCTACAAAACTGTGTGGTGGTacccgccctcccaccctccatcaCACACATCACTG AACTttcatctcattgacttcaacgtgCTGACGGTGACGACAGTCGTCTTAGCGCGCAGGCTGATCGGTGCCATTGTGAAGGAG gCTTCACAAAGTGGCAAAGTCTCCCTGCCCCGCTCCATTTTCCTTGTGATTACTCGGTTTGCGGTCCTCACTGGGACAGGCTGGAGCCTGTGCCGGTCAATAATTCACCTCTTCAGAACCTACTCGTTCCTCAATCTCTTGTTCCTGTGTTACCC GTTCGGCATGTACATTCCTTTTCTCCAGCTGAACTGTGACTTCCGGAAGACAGCCCTCTTCTCCCAAGTGGCTAACATTGGCCCCCGAGAAACCGGGGAAGTGAACTCCAGGGGTAAAGACTATCTAACAGTTTTAAAGGAGACCTGGAAGCAGCACACCAGGCAAATGTATGGCATAGAGGCCATGCCCACCCATGCATGCTGCCTCTCTCCAGACCTGATCCGCAATGAGGTGGAGTATTTGAAGATGGACTTTAACTGGAGGATGAAAGAGGTGCTGGTGAGCTCCATGCTCAGTGCCTATTATGTAGCCTTTGTGCCTGTCTGGTTTGTCAAG AACACTCAGTATTATGACAAACGGTGGTCATGTGAGCTGTTCCTGCTGGTGTCCATCAGTACGTCTGTGATTCTGATGCAgcatctcctgcctgcctgctacTGCGACCTCCTCCACAAAGCTGCTGCAcacctgggctgctggcagaagGTCGATCCTGCCCTATGCTCCAATGTGCTACAGCATCA GTGGACAGAAGAATGCATGTGGCCCCAGGGGGTGCTGGTGAAACACAGCAAGAAGGTGTACAAAGCCGTGGGCCATTACAATGTGGCTGTGCCATCTGATGTCTCACACTTCCGCTTTCAT ttctttttcagcaaaCCGCTGAGGATCTTGAACATTTTAATTCTGCTGGAAGGAGCTATCATCTTCTACCAGCTCTACTCACTCATCTCGTCAGAGAAGTGGCACCAGACCATCTCACTGGCTCTCATCCTCTTCAGCAATTATTACGCCTTCTTCAAGCTGCTGCGTGACCGGCTGGTCCTGGGAAAAGCTTACGCATACTCTGCCAGCAGAGACTCAGAGCAGAAGTTCCATTAA
- the TMEM39B gene encoding transmembrane protein 39B isoform X1, which yields MAGGRRGPNRTSYCRNPLCETGATGGSGHSMSSSVTGVRSRTRSGSGTGLSSPPLATQTVVPLQHCKIPELPVERSVLFELQLFFCHLIALFVHYINIYKTVWWYPPSHPPSHTSLNFHLIDFNVLTVTTVVLARRLIGAIVKEASQSGKVSLPRSIFLVITRFAVLTGTGWSLCRSIIHLFRTYSFLNLLFLCYPFGMYIPFLQLNCDFRKTALFSQVANIGPRETGEVNSRGKDYLTVLKETWKQHTRQMYGIEAMPTHACCLSPDLIRNEVEYLKMDFNWRMKEVLVSSMLSAYYVAFVPVWFVKNTQYYDKRWSCELFLLVSISTSVILMQHLLPACYCDLLHKAAAHLGCWQKVDPALCSNVLQHQWTEECMWPQGVLVKHSKKVYKAVGHYNVAVPSDVSHFRFHFFFSKPLRILNILILLEGAIIFYQLYSLISSEKWHQTISLALILFSNYYAFFKLLRDRLVLGKAYAYSASRDSEQKFH from the exons ATGGCAGGGGGAAGGCGGGGCCCTAACCGGACATCCTACTGCCGAAATCCTCTTTGTGAAACGGGGGCTACTGGGGGTTCTGGACATTCCATGAGTTCATCGGTCACTGGTGTGCGCTCACGTACCAG GAGCGGTTCAGGTACGGGCCTCTCCAGCCCTCCTCTGGCAACCCAGACAGTGGTTCCGCTCCAGCACTGTAAGATCCCAGAGCTGCCTGTGGAGAGGAGTGTCTTGTTTGAACTTCAGCTCTTCTTCTGTCATCTCATTGCTCTCTTTGTCCACTACATCAATATCTACAAAACTGTGTGGTGGTacccgccctcccaccctccatcaCACACATCACTG AACTttcatctcattgacttcaacgtgCTGACGGTGACGACAGTCGTCTTAGCGCGCAGGCTGATCGGTGCCATTGTGAAGGAG gCTTCACAAAGTGGCAAAGTCTCCCTGCCCCGCTCCATTTTCCTTGTGATTACTCGGTTTGCGGTCCTCACTGGGACAGGCTGGAGCCTGTGCCGGTCAATAATTCACCTCTTCAGAACCTACTCGTTCCTCAATCTCTTGTTCCTGTGTTACCC GTTCGGCATGTACATTCCTTTTCTCCAGCTGAACTGTGACTTCCGGAAGACAGCCCTCTTCTCCCAAGTGGCTAACATTGGCCCCCGAGAAACCGGGGAAGTGAACTCCAGGGGTAAAGACTATCTAACAGTTTTAAAGGAGACCTGGAAGCAGCACACCAGGCAAATGTATGGCATAGAGGCCATGCCCACCCATGCATGCTGCCTCTCTCCAGACCTGATCCGCAATGAGGTGGAGTATTTGAAGATGGACTTTAACTGGAGGATGAAAGAGGTGCTGGTGAGCTCCATGCTCAGTGCCTATTATGTAGCCTTTGTGCCTGTCTGGTTTGTCAAG AACACTCAGTATTATGACAAACGGTGGTCATGTGAGCTGTTCCTGCTGGTGTCCATCAGTACGTCTGTGATTCTGATGCAgcatctcctgcctgcctgctacTGCGACCTCCTCCACAAAGCTGCTGCAcacctgggctgctggcagaagGTCGATCCTGCCCTATGCTCCAATGTGCTACAGCATCA GTGGACAGAAGAATGCATGTGGCCCCAGGGGGTGCTGGTGAAACACAGCAAGAAGGTGTACAAAGCCGTGGGCCATTACAATGTGGCTGTGCCATCTGATGTCTCACACTTCCGCTTTCAT ttctttttcagcaaaCCGCTGAGGATCTTGAACATTTTAATTCTGCTGGAAGGAGCTATCATCTTCTACCAGCTCTACTCACTCATCTCGTCAGAGAAGTGGCACCAGACCATCTCACTGGCTCTCATCCTCTTCAGCAATTATTACGCCTTCTTCAAGCTGCTGCGTGACCGGCTGGTCCTGGGAAAAGCTTACGCATACTCTGCCAGCAGAGACTCAGAGCAGAAGTTCCATTAA